The Chitinophagales bacterium genome has a window encoding:
- a CDS encoding thioredoxin family protein gives MAQHEKNGLTWYTDITKAYEASKKTNKPVFAFFTGSDWCGWCHKLEKAVFVKEGFKTWAKKNVILLEVDFPRKKQLPETLASQNAGLQNFFQVQGYPTIWIFTMEKDTVNNKFNIAALGSLGYPRSAPGQEEATFLTNANNILNNKPKS, from the coding sequence ATGGCACAACACGAGAAAAACGGGTTGACCTGGTATACAGATATTACCAAGGCATATGAAGCGTCTAAAAAAACGAATAAACCTGTATTTGCGTTCTTTACCGGCAGCGACTGGTGCGGGTGGTGTCATAAGCTGGAAAAGGCAGTGTTTGTAAAAGAGGGTTTTAAGACATGGGCAAAGAAGAATGTGATACTGCTGGAGGTGGATTTTCCGAGAAAGAAACAATTGCCTGAAACGTTGGCGAGTCAGAATGCGGGGCTGCAGAATTTTTTCCAGGTGCAGGGCTATCCTACTATCTGGATATTCACGATGGAGAAGGACACGGTGAATAACAAGTTCAACATTGCAGCATTGGGCTCGTTGGGTTATCCCAGGTCGGCACCCGGGCAGGAAGAAGCAACCTTTCTTACTAATGCCAATAATATCCTGAATAATAAGCCCAAGAGCTAG
- a CDS encoding histidine kinase — translation MLPFYRLLICLLLSLLTITGARASSTDTGVIPRSLVLDQRWNYNNYTNLVLPTINWLQNTPLDTEHELRARHDNFLMFWLQKNEDIVVHMPDYLVNFQNADRELYFIYTGGWIKHAMETGDRSRTGNALAAVESVLDFYNHNKGITRSDYLDKLTIIQKAGKLPSLFDSSEQAQNTYVFLTQPADHDHFKPSENYFNFRYTGINFTNTKSLHYRYKLSGYYDNWINTDETSVTFPNLPSGDYKFTVQASTYPDFAHAVEDNYSFTIATPFYKQPWFIILAIASCIILAYLYVRWRERQLKQIANLKHERVVFEYEYLKSQVNPHFLFNSLNTLTNLIEENPKTAVDYTAHLSDLYRNMLAHPDRNLVNLSEELDILNNYIHIQKSRFGDALIVKQDIPQAVAKEKKIIYLALQLLVENAIKHNIVSLAQPLVITITADEKEIVVTNPIHPKMSTGKPNGMGLDNISKRYKLATNMNISFGPEDGTFVVKLPLLS, via the coding sequence ATGTTACCATTCTACAGGCTGTTGATATGCCTGCTTTTGAGCTTACTAACCATAACAGGAGCCCGGGCCTCCTCTACGGACACAGGTGTCATTCCACGGTCGCTTGTGCTGGATCAGCGCTGGAATTATAACAACTATACCAACCTTGTCCTGCCCACCATCAACTGGTTGCAAAACACACCACTGGATACCGAACATGAGTTGCGTGCCAGGCACGATAACTTCCTGATGTTCTGGCTACAAAAAAATGAAGATATCGTCGTTCATATGCCCGACTACCTGGTCAACTTCCAGAATGCAGACAGGGAACTATATTTTATTTACACAGGAGGCTGGATAAAACACGCTATGGAAACCGGCGACAGAAGCCGTACCGGCAATGCACTTGCTGCGGTGGAAAGTGTGCTTGATTTTTATAACCACAACAAAGGCATCACCCGTAGCGACTACCTTGACAAGCTGACGATAATACAAAAAGCGGGCAAACTACCTTCATTGTTCGACTCCTCGGAGCAGGCACAGAATACCTACGTATTCCTTACCCAGCCGGCAGACCATGATCATTTTAAACCCAGCGAGAATTATTTCAATTTCAGGTATACAGGCATCAATTTCACCAACACAAAATCGTTGCATTACCGTTATAAACTATCCGGCTATTACGATAACTGGATAAATACGGACGAGACATCTGTAACCTTTCCCAACCTGCCTTCGGGCGATTATAAATTTACAGTACAGGCTTCTACTTATCCTGACTTTGCTCATGCTGTTGAAGACAACTACAGCTTCACCATAGCGACACCTTTTTACAAGCAGCCCTGGTTCATTATACTGGCTATCGCTTCCTGTATTATCCTGGCATACCTTTATGTGCGCTGGCGCGAACGCCAGTTGAAACAAATAGCCAACCTGAAGCACGAACGCGTAGTATTTGAATATGAATACCTGAAAAGCCAGGTCAACCCGCATTTCCTGTTCAATAGCCTGAATACACTCACTAACCTGATCGAAGAGAACCCGAAAACTGCCGTTGACTATACAGCACACTTATCTGACCTGTACCGCAATATGCTCGCCCACCCTGACCGGAACCTGGTCAACCTGTCTGAAGAACTGGACATACTCAACAACTACATACACATCCAGAAAAGCAGGTTTGGAGACGCATTGATAGTAAAACAAGATATTCCGCAGGCGGTGGCAAAAGAAAAAAAGATCATCTACCTGGCGCTGCAACTGCTGGTAGAGAATGCCATCAAACACAATATAGTCTCGCTGGCGCAACCGCTTGTTATTACCATCACAGCCGACGAAAAGGAAATTGTTGTCACTAATCCCATCCACCCCAAAATGAGTACGGGCAAACCCAACGGTATGGGTCTGGACAACATCAGCAAACGATATAAACTGGCCACGAACATGAATATCTCTTTCGGGCCTGAGGATGGCACCTTTGTTGTAAAACTTCCGCTGCTGTCGTGA
- a CDS encoding J domain-containing protein, whose amino-acid sequence MAGFIDYYSVLGIDKNATTDDIRKAYRKLARKYHPDLNPNNEEAKKKFQQINEANEVLSDPEKRKKYDQYGEHWKHADQYEEARRQQQQQRSSGGGQGFEGYTYSSGFGEGADFSDFFEQMFGQQRRQRSSARYRGEDYNASLQMNLSDAFETRKQVLTVNGKNIRITIPAGVEDGQVIKLKGYGGEGINGGPKGDLYITFVVNNDTKFKREGDNLYMTADLPLYTAVLGGDMVIDTMSGKVKLKVAPETQNGVQVRLKGKGFPKYKKEGEFGDLYVTWNIAMPQNLTEKEKELFKQLADLKK is encoded by the coding sequence ATGGCAGGATTTATAGATTATTACAGCGTATTAGGTATTGACAAAAATGCCACGACAGATGATATAAGAAAGGCATACCGTAAGCTGGCCCGGAAGTATCACCCGGACCTGAACCCGAACAATGAAGAAGCGAAAAAAAAGTTTCAGCAGATAAATGAGGCGAATGAGGTGTTAAGCGACCCAGAGAAACGCAAGAAGTATGACCAGTATGGTGAGCACTGGAAACATGCTGACCAGTATGAAGAGGCCAGGAGGCAGCAACAACAGCAAAGAAGCAGTGGTGGTGGACAAGGTTTTGAAGGCTATACTTATTCATCAGGTTTTGGTGAAGGAGCAGACTTTTCAGACTTTTTTGAGCAGATGTTCGGACAACAGCGCAGGCAGAGGAGCAGTGCCCGATATAGGGGCGAAGACTATAATGCATCGCTGCAGATGAACCTGAGTGATGCGTTTGAAACCAGGAAACAGGTACTGACCGTTAACGGGAAGAATATACGCATAACCATACCGGCAGGTGTAGAAGACGGGCAGGTGATAAAACTGAAGGGCTATGGTGGCGAAGGTATCAATGGCGGACCTAAAGGCGACCTGTACATTACTTTCGTTGTCAATAACGACACAAAATTCAAACGTGAAGGAGATAACCTGTATATGACTGCAGATCTGCCGTTGTATACCGCAGTGTTGGGAGGTGATATGGTAATAGATACCATGAGCGGAAAAGTGAAGCTGAAGGTAGCACCTGAAACACAGAACGGTGTACAGGTACGTTTGAAAGGGAAAGGTTTTCCTAAGTATAAAAAAGAAGGTGAATTCGGCGACCTGTACGTTACCTGGAATATTGCCATGCCGCAGAACCTGACCGAAAAAGAAAAGGAATTATTCAAACAATTAGCTGACCTTAAAAAATGA
- a CDS encoding chaperone modulator CbpM translates to MEKAELIPASDFCTHYSISFHFVEELQEAGLIEVVNFEEQTYIHPDHIATMERLARLHTDLDINMEGIAAIAQLLQQVEDLQEQLRSMSARLSIYETD, encoded by the coding sequence ATGGAAAAAGCAGAATTAATACCGGCCAGTGATTTTTGTACCCATTACAGTATATCCTTCCATTTTGTAGAAGAACTACAGGAAGCAGGATTGATAGAAGTGGTCAACTTTGAGGAGCAGACCTATATTCACCCGGATCATATAGCCACGATGGAAAGACTGGCACGCCTTCATACTGACCTGGATATCAATATGGAGGGTATTGCAGCCATAGCACAACTGCTGCAACAAGTAGAGGATTTGCAGGAACAGCTCAGGAGCATGTCTGCCCGGTTGAGCATCTATGAAACTGACTAG
- a CDS encoding winged helix-turn-helix transcriptional regulator — MRRTVIIYGFALAALTALLKLIEYNYFIRDLSLEVYLGVIAIFFTILGIWAGTKIINRKTIIKEVPVMVGGDFVLNETRMSQLGISPREYEVLELMSGGMSNQEIADKLFISLSTVKTHTANLYLKLDVRRRTQAVQKAKEMQLIP, encoded by the coding sequence ATGCGTCGTACGGTCATTATATATGGTTTTGCCCTGGCCGCTCTTACAGCTTTACTCAAGCTGATAGAGTACAATTATTTCATCAGGGACCTGAGCCTGGAGGTTTACCTGGGTGTTATAGCCATATTTTTTACCATTCTGGGTATTTGGGCAGGTACGAAGATCATCAACAGAAAAACCATAATAAAAGAAGTGCCGGTGATGGTTGGTGGAGATTTTGTGCTGAATGAAACCAGAATGAGCCAACTGGGCATCAGTCCACGCGAGTATGAGGTACTTGAGCTCATGTCGGGTGGGATGTCGAACCAGGAGATAGCGGATAAATTGTTTATATCTTTAAGTACAGTGAAAACACATACGGCAAACCTGTATCTGAAACTGGATGTAAGGCGCAGGACGCAGGCTGTGCAGAAGGCCAAGGAAATGCAGCTGATACCATAG
- a CDS encoding DUF4199 domain-containing protein produces the protein MKKIVLTFGSISGIITGGMLLLTGPSMFDMDNSNGALIGYTTMVIALSTIFIGIKMYRDKYLGGAIKFGRAFLLGIYISLLGSFIYAAGWELTLAVNDLDPMMFMQKYAEGEARKLAGAGMSEAEIAEKSTAMLEQWQWYANPILRFLWTMIFEMFFVGVVISLICAGILRKKEALPAQAS, from the coding sequence ATGAAAAAGATCGTTTTGACATTCGGGTCAATATCAGGTATTATCACCGGTGGTATGTTATTGCTGACAGGGCCGAGCATGTTTGATATGGACAACTCGAACGGAGCGCTGATAGGTTATACCACTATGGTCATTGCTCTTTCTACTATTTTTATTGGCATCAAAATGTACCGTGACAAATACCTGGGTGGCGCAATAAAATTCGGCAGAGCATTCCTGTTAGGTATTTATATTTCCCTGCTGGGGAGTTTTATCTATGCCGCAGGTTGGGAGCTGACACTGGCTGTTAACGACCTGGACCCTATGATGTTTATGCAGAAGTATGCAGAAGGTGAGGCGAGAAAACTGGCAGGAGCCGGCATGTCAGAGGCAGAGATAGCAGAAAAAAGCACAGCTATGTTGGAACAGTGGCAATGGTACGCCAACCCGATACTACGTTTTTTGTGGACAATGATATTTGAAATGTTCTTTGTTGGGGTAGTGATATCGCTGATATGCGCCGGTATCTTAAGAAAGAAGGAAGCATTGCCTGCACAGGCGTCATAA
- a CDS encoding VOC family protein: MSKDNKTGRVVWMDLTIDDATAVSKFYNKVVGWDIQGFDMGGYEDYCMNDPESGETLAGVCHAKGVNAGLPPQWIMYISVENLDKSLAAVTAEGGKVMRDKRSDGKGGYYCLVQDPAGAYLTIWEKGSETISG, encoded by the coding sequence ATGAGCAAAGACAATAAAACAGGCAGGGTAGTATGGATGGACCTTACCATTGACGATGCAACAGCCGTGAGTAAGTTTTATAACAAAGTAGTAGGCTGGGATATACAAGGCTTTGATATGGGTGGCTATGAAGATTATTGTATGAACGATCCTGAGAGTGGTGAGACACTTGCAGGTGTATGTCATGCCAAGGGGGTGAATGCCGGGCTTCCACCGCAATGGATCATGTATATAAGTGTAGAGAACCTTGACAAGAGCCTGGCAGCTGTAACAGCAGAGGGCGGCAAGGTAATGAGAGATAAACGAAGTGATGGTAAGGGTGGCTATTACTGCCTGGTACAAGACCCCGCCGGAGCCTACCTGACGATATGGGAAAAAGGCAGTGAAACGATATCTGGCTAA
- a CDS encoding c-type cytochrome: MSLARKIALSLPFTLVVLYVVSCRPDKPAETTKPQEEALFVAPDTNTIPEGDFGDMIRYGRQLVMNTAYYIGPDGIVSHNLDNKMNCNNCHLDAGTRAYAHNFFSSHARYPQYRGRENRILTLSERINNCIERPHHGKPLPLDSKEMVAMVSYMRWIAQGVPTGEHVKGDNGMELVYPGRPADPEKGALIYAEHCMSCHGKDGQGQWNADSSAYIYPPLWGKDSYEGGSSIHRVLKSARFIKANMPDKLAFWYKPVLTDEQAIDVAAFINDDRIHPRPFPPATVSQYDNTKVKPIDYGRGPYADTFSEMQHKFGPFQPIIDYHKANGLPVVF; the protein is encoded by the coding sequence ATGTCCTTAGCTCGCAAAATTGCGCTATCTCTCCCTTTTACTTTGGTTGTGTTATATGTGGTTTCGTGCAGGCCGGATAAGCCCGCGGAAACGACCAAACCGCAAGAAGAAGCATTATTCGTTGCTCCCGATACCAATACGATACCTGAAGGAGATTTCGGGGACATGATTCGTTACGGGCGACAGTTAGTTATGAATACAGCGTATTACATAGGTCCTGACGGCATAGTAAGTCATAACCTGGATAATAAAATGAACTGCAATAACTGCCATCTTGATGCAGGTACAAGGGCTTATGCACATAACTTCTTCAGTTCGCATGCACGATATCCTCAGTATCGTGGCCGTGAAAACAGGATACTCACCCTGTCTGAACGCATCAACAACTGTATAGAACGCCCGCACCATGGCAAGCCATTGCCGCTGGATAGTAAGGAGATGGTAGCCATGGTTTCGTATATGCGTTGGATAGCCCAGGGGGTGCCAACAGGAGAACATGTAAAGGGTGATAATGGTATGGAACTGGTGTATCCCGGCAGGCCAGCTGATCCGGAAAAAGGTGCGCTGATATACGCGGAACATTGTATGTCATGCCACGGGAAAGATGGTCAGGGGCAATGGAATGCAGATTCATCTGCCTATATATATCCGCCACTTTGGGGTAAGGATAGTTACGAAGGGGGCTCCAGTATTCACCGGGTGTTAAAGTCAGCAAGGTTTATCAAAGCCAATATGCCCGATAAACTTGCGTTTTGGTATAAACCTGTACTTACAGACGAACAGGCAATAGATGTAGCTGCATTTATTAACGATGACCGGATACATCCAAGGCCTTTCCCGCCCGCAACCGTGAGCCAGTATGACAATACCAAAGTGAAACCGATAGATTACGGTAGAGGTCCCTATGCCGATACTTTCTCAGAAATGCAGCATAAGTTCGGGCCATTTCAGCCTATTATTGATTATCATAAAGCGAACGGATTGCCTGTAGTATTTTAG
- a CDS encoding cell division protein ZapA: protein MADEEMIPINVWLAGRSYRIRIAPHEEEAVRKSIKQADAKITELRTAYAGKDDQDFIAMCLLSYAADGAVSTFNHPLLQQEVTDMVSKIDEVLGSDT from the coding sequence ATGGCAGATGAAGAAATGATACCTATTAATGTATGGCTGGCAGGGCGCAGCTACCGCATTCGCATTGCTCCGCACGAAGAAGAAGCCGTTCGCAAATCGATCAAACAGGCAGACGCAAAAATAACCGAACTACGCACTGCCTATGCTGGTAAAGACGACCAGGACTTTATAGCCATGTGTTTACTTTCCTACGCAGCCGACGGTGCTGTTTCAACATTTAACCACCCCCTATTGCAACAGGAAGTGACTGACATGGTCAGCAAAATAGATGAGGTACTGGGCAGCGACACCTAA
- a CDS encoding lipoprotein signal peptidase — translation MKYRHAILIILLVILADQFSKFYIKTHFYYGEEVNVLGTWFRLHFIENEGMAFGMKLSEAPLGKLALTLFRLGAVVFGFFLLKKFVVKGYHKGLIICGALILAGALGNLIDSIFYGLIFTESSFHLASMVPFGEGYGKMFYGRVVDMLYFPMVDTVLPSWVPVYGGKNFTFFDPVFNIADAAISCGVITLLLFQKRFMHREVNNETKPVEEKAVLES, via the coding sequence GTGAAGTACCGTCATGCCATATTGATCATACTACTTGTTATTCTTGCTGACCAGTTCAGCAAATTCTATATCAAGACCCATTTTTATTATGGCGAAGAAGTAAACGTCCTGGGCACATGGTTCAGGTTGCATTTTATTGAGAATGAAGGAATGGCATTTGGCATGAAGCTGAGTGAAGCGCCCCTGGGCAAACTGGCACTTACCTTATTTCGCCTCGGTGCTGTAGTATTCGGTTTTTTCCTTCTTAAGAAATTTGTAGTTAAAGGCTACCACAAAGGCCTGATCATATGCGGCGCACTGATATTGGCCGGAGCTTTGGGTAACCTGATCGACAGCATATTCTACGGTCTGATATTTACAGAAAGCAGCTTTCACCTGGCATCTATGGTACCATTTGGTGAAGGTTATGGAAAAATGTTTTATGGCCGTGTTGTGGATATGCTATACTTCCCTATGGTAGATACGGTACTACCATCCTGGGTGCCTGTATATGGAGGTAAGAATTTTACCTTTTTCGACCCTGTATTCAATATTGCTGACGCCGCTATATCATGTGGCGTAATAACGCTGCTGTTGTTTCAAAAGAGGTTTATGCATCGCGAGGTGAACAATGAAACTAAACCGGTAGAAGAAAAAGCGGTACTGGAGAGCTAA
- a CDS encoding TonB-dependent receptor produces MQYKKLIVLSCLAMGTSVVYAQDNDTTQIHGLSMNEVVISASKFKEHKKNIAQRIESISQKEMEWSMPQTSATMLEQTGNVFVQRSQAGGGSPVIRGFEANRVLMVVDGVRMNNAIYRAGHLQNVITIDNNMLDKVEVLYGPSSTLYGSDALGGVMVFSSKNPQLAEWKGMDVRTNMMTRYSSANNEGTGHVDFNLGFGKFASLTSVTYSKFGDTRQGNLRNPFSEPLGLKKEYVQRVGDSDIVYTNSDPNVQKNSGYNQVDLLQKFLYQQNEHIAHSLNLQYSSSSDVPRYDRLTDYRNGKLRYAEWYYGPQNRALASYRFDAANMNGFINAINAGVNYQYIEESRHQRSLNNNVRQDRTEMLNIIGYNIDLRKIMNKHELTVGTDGQYNNVQSSATGKNIVTGEETSLDTRYPDGGSTMYYGALYAQHLYKIVADKLVLNDGIRLNFTNQHALFNDKTFFPFPYSEAKQKNSALSGNLGLVYMPGKKWRIALNGSTGFRAPNIDDVGKVFESVGGEILVVPNPDLKPEYTYNADLGISYTDGEHIKLEANGFYTWFRNAIVTTAFTLNGEDSVMYDGKLTQVVAAQNQAKAYVCGFKAAVTLKLMPRVTLYSTFNYTYGRYENAGVEVPLDHIPPIFGKTSLMYHQRRFEGEVYTMYNGWKNLDDYSPSGEDNLNYATSLGMPAWYTLNVRTGYRFNENMSVQLALENIMDQNYRVFSSGISAPGRNLVITLRGNL; encoded by the coding sequence ATGCAATACAAAAAGCTCATTGTATTATCCTGCCTGGCTATGGGTACATCCGTAGTTTATGCACAGGATAATGATACAACTCAGATCCACGGCCTGTCAATGAACGAGGTAGTGATCTCTGCAAGTAAATTCAAAGAACATAAGAAGAACATCGCTCAACGTATAGAGAGTATTTCGCAAAAAGAAATGGAATGGTCGATGCCACAAACATCAGCTACTATGCTGGAACAAACAGGCAACGTATTTGTACAGCGAAGCCAGGCGGGTGGCGGCAGCCCTGTTATTCGTGGGTTCGAAGCCAATCGTGTATTAATGGTGGTAGATGGAGTACGCATGAACAACGCTATTTATCGTGCCGGGCACCTGCAGAACGTGATCACTATTGACAACAATATGTTGGATAAGGTAGAAGTTCTGTATGGACCCTCCTCTACCCTCTATGGCAGCGACGCCCTGGGCGGTGTTATGGTATTCAGCTCTAAAAATCCGCAGCTGGCGGAATGGAAAGGCATGGACGTACGTACTAATATGATGACCCGGTACAGTTCGGCCAATAATGAAGGTACAGGACACGTAGATTTCAACCTGGGGTTCGGGAAATTTGCATCACTTACATCTGTTACTTACAGCAAATTCGGCGACACAAGACAGGGTAATCTGCGCAATCCTTTTTCAGAGCCCCTGGGATTGAAAAAAGAATATGTACAGCGCGTGGGAGATAGCGATATTGTGTACACGAACAGCGACCCGAACGTGCAGAAAAACTCCGGCTACAACCAGGTAGACCTGCTACAGAAGTTCCTGTACCAACAAAATGAACACATAGCTCATTCATTGAACCTGCAATATTCATCAAGCTCAGACGTACCACGCTACGACAGGCTAACGGACTACAGGAATGGCAAGCTACGCTATGCTGAGTGGTATTACGGCCCGCAAAACAGGGCACTCGCATCATACAGGTTCGACGCTGCGAATATGAATGGTTTCATAAACGCAATAAACGCCGGGGTAAATTATCAATACATAGAAGAGAGTCGCCACCAACGCAGCCTGAACAACAATGTGCGCCAGGATCGCACTGAGATGCTGAATATAATAGGCTACAACATAGACCTGCGTAAAATCATGAACAAGCATGAATTGACCGTGGGTACTGACGGGCAGTATAATAATGTACAATCAAGTGCTACAGGTAAAAACATTGTCACAGGCGAAGAAACATCACTGGATACACGCTACCCTGATGGGGGCAGCACCATGTACTATGGTGCACTATATGCCCAGCACCTGTACAAAATAGTAGCCGACAAGCTGGTATTGAATGATGGTATCAGGCTCAACTTCACCAACCAACATGCATTGTTCAACGATAAAACCTTTTTCCCCTTCCCATACAGCGAAGCCAAACAAAAGAACAGTGCATTGAGCGGCAACCTGGGCCTGGTATATATGCCGGGAAAAAAATGGAGGATTGCGCTGAACGGCTCTACGGGCTTCCGTGCTCCTAACATAGATGATGTAGGCAAGGTTTTTGAATCTGTCGGAGGTGAGATCCTGGTCGTGCCCAATCCCGACCTGAAACCGGAATATACCTACAATGCTGACCTTGGTATCAGCTATACCGACGGAGAACACATAAAACTGGAAGCCAATGGTTTTTACACATGGTTCCGCAATGCAATAGTAACCACGGCATTCACACTTAATGGTGAAGACAGCGTGATGTATGATGGTAAACTAACACAAGTGGTTGCTGCACAGAACCAGGCAAAAGCATATGTGTGTGGCTTCAAAGCAGCCGTAACGCTGAAACTTATGCCACGTGTAACCTTATACAGCACATTCAATTATACCTATGGCAGGTACGAAAATGCTGGAGTCGAAGTTCCGCTGGACCATATACCACCCATATTCGGCAAAACCAGTCTTATGTATCATCAAAGACGTTTTGAAGGAGAAGTGTACACCATGTACAACGGTTGGAAAAACCTGGATGATTACAGTCCTTCCGGCGAGGACAACCTGAATTATGCCACATCACTGGGCATGCCTGCATGGTATACACTGAATGTACGTACTGGTTACAGGTTCAATGAAAATATGAGTGTACAGCTTGCCCTGGAAAATATCATGGATCAGAATTACCGGGTATTCTCATCAGGCATCAGCGCGCCTGGGCGCAACTTAGTGATAACACTTCGTGGCAACCTGTGA
- a CDS encoding Omp28-related outer membrane protein: MRKLSFLVAFGGILLFQACKEVGPQIDFGPSGNDTTYKTTPETADVKKVLAEEFTGVSCPPCPGGHEQMASIKTTLNNNLVVIAYHILNYPQAYPIDDELHKSKYDFRTEDATKVGSEIFGGIGAMPLAGFDRVPQDGSALLGKGQWSSAAQTAANVPSPLNIHITSSFDATTREMTAVIQVAYTASVSNDQNLTIAITEDDIEDLQKRDLTVVEDYKHEHVLRKILTPIVGKKIPNDMAKEPGLVYQTTYTDTLDASWNADNCHVVAFVTNNSASDRTVVNAQEVKVNGL, translated from the coding sequence ATGAGAAAATTATCGTTTTTAGTTGCCTTTGGTGGCATATTGTTATTCCAGGCCTGTAAAGAGGTAGGTCCGCAGATTGATTTTGGCCCTTCGGGCAACGATACAACCTATAAAACTACTCCGGAAACTGCTGATGTAAAAAAAGTATTGGCAGAAGAGTTCACGGGTGTTTCATGCCCTCCGTGCCCCGGCGGCCATGAGCAGATGGCAAGCATAAAAACAACACTGAACAACAACCTGGTTGTGATAGCTTACCATATACTGAACTACCCCCAGGCATACCCTATTGACGACGAACTGCACAAATCAAAATATGACTTCCGCACAGAAGATGCTACCAAGGTAGGTAGTGAGATATTTGGTGGTATCGGTGCTATGCCACTGGCGGGTTTCGACCGAGTGCCACAGGATGGAAGCGCTCTGCTGGGCAAAGGTCAATGGAGCAGTGCTGCACAGACAGCAGCCAATGTACCTTCTCCGTTAAACATTCATATTACCAGTAGCTTTGATGCCACTACCCGTGAAATGACAGCAGTAATACAAGTAGCCTACACGGCTAGTGTCAGCAACGATCAGAACCTGACCATCGCTATAACAGAAGATGACATAGAAGATCTGCAAAAACGAGACCTGACTGTTGTGGAAGACTACAAACACGAACACGTACTCAGGAAAATACTTACACCTATCGTCGGCAAAAAGATACCTAACGATATGGCCAAGGAGCCCGGATTAGTTTACCAGACTACCTATACAGATACACTGGATGCAAGCTGGAATGCCGACAACTGCCATGTAGTAGCATTTGTGACCAATAACTCTGCCAGTGACCGTACTGTGGTAAACGCTCAGGAAGTTAAGGTGAACGGGCTATAA
- the rbfA gene encoding 30S ribosome-binding factor RbfA, producing the protein MEQSKRQKQVGQLVMEEMSDIFQREGMSMVRGGMVSISKVVVTPDLLEARVYLSLFKVDEPDALMQEITNRTPEWRNLLGRRVRHQLRRVPELKFYLDDTLDHVFKMEEIFKSLNIQPEKGEDTEQDQ; encoded by the coding sequence ATGGAGCAAAGTAAAAGACAGAAGCAGGTAGGACAGCTCGTAATGGAAGAAATGAGTGATATTTTCCAACGAGAGGGCATGAGTATGGTCAGGGGAGGAATGGTATCGATATCCAAGGTAGTTGTAACTCCAGACCTGCTGGAAGCAAGAGTGTACCTGAGCCTGTTCAAGGTAGATGAACCGGATGCACTGATGCAGGAAATAACGAACAGAACACCGGAGTGGAGGAACTTGTTAGGCAGACGGGTACGTCATCAGTTACGCAGGGTGCCGGAATTGAAATTTTATCTCGATGATACCTTAGACCATGTTTTCAAAATGGAGGAGATATTCAAGTCTCTGAATATTCAACCCGAAAAAGGCGAGGACACAGAACAGGATCAATGA